A portion of the Edaphobacter bradus genome contains these proteins:
- a CDS encoding N-6 DNA methylase produces the protein MSRLRSNEWNFSGNAAALISELLKDESFADSDLGHAEPELTEYRGARRLDLVIFSRNDPSRAMVTGELKVPWDRQGRTPYNTSVVEDAYKKAGTAGAEYFITWNVRRIVLWKTDQPGTPLSDRVVYDRELFTQEIKDQKDLRRQAVQEALKSALEDLLRFISSLFAGQRELHFLPIDRIFIARLESALDHPIAATEMAITERMVSERAFKLQLNKWMRDAQGWPVTEANEAENVQRAARFTCYVLVNRLCFYNALRRKYSALPRLTVANNVTTGPMLERKLISAFADARRFTGDYETVFEGDFGDRLPVLSDDAIGDWRDLIRLLDNYDFAHIDVDVIGSMYERLITPAERHRYGQHYTQPLVVDLMAALSIEGGEDKVLDPGCGGGTFLVGAYKRKAKLDPDLDHSELLASLYGCDVLQYACHLTTINLAIRDLIDDDNFPRVHCGDFLDYNFGDVFSSQPYRVQAGGLPVGRVDTSIAPDSLDVVIGNPPYINARLIPTDAKKKYLAYAQQAWPTFEWKPSSDIFLYFWLHAAKSIRQGGRLALLTQAAWLDVDFGIPLQDWMLSNFEIEAIIESDAEPWFTGARVATTITVLKRTSVVSRNHSVRFVQLNKPLRSIVAHPELGSPEAVAEAILGGRSFESYYRNRAVPQQQLRTEGLSEGGVYVGSRWGRHLRTPDTLYELYGRFSDSFVKLADLGSLRRGITTNCDDFFLVEDVSADSLERLTIPQEFKELHGVPRNAVVSGDIKIVARKDGVQFALPAASLQPVMKTARDFRALSTGCIENKSYVVRLGANRRAHSPLERSYILAGERERWHLSPSFAEHRNEWFVLRETQPAPLLFPKTSQYFPSVLWNDASLLANQRLYEILPDEAVDALALWALLNSTLFAFERYTAAKALGIEAAIDIEVFTAEQLRVPNLLTMSRDHRIRLRRAAKQLLRSEPEPALDVELMSLGKGAALDFVARTPICKESWPPFMTNDAREEIDLILLESLGLKENETRSMRERICDELMQYTRKLKLLEFQGQENRRGINGATRTSPKEMAQYLLPGILAEKQLTLMAIPNGFISENIACRPFHIPAPGELIISPPDLFSGGDIRGKIKGRTLSFSSEEQARLVGLLSGVGLSGTYNLPFEPEDCHLVFARINDYLATFQRELTGVAEAVTSDTHVQAQILSEAMKAVVHTRDNN, from the coding sequence ATGTCGAGACTTAGATCTAACGAGTGGAATTTCTCTGGAAACGCGGCAGCTCTGATATCTGAACTTCTCAAAGATGAGTCGTTTGCAGATTCTGATTTGGGGCATGCCGAGCCTGAATTGACCGAATATCGCGGTGCTCGCCGACTTGATCTTGTGATCTTTTCTCGAAACGATCCAAGTCGGGCGATGGTGACCGGTGAACTGAAGGTGCCATGGGATCGCCAGGGTCGAACACCATACAACACTTCAGTTGTTGAAGATGCCTACAAGAAGGCAGGCACTGCAGGCGCAGAATACTTCATTACTTGGAATGTTCGTCGCATTGTGCTTTGGAAAACGGATCAACCGGGAACGCCTCTATCTGACAGAGTCGTTTACGATCGTGAATTATTTACGCAAGAGATCAAGGACCAGAAAGATTTAAGAAGGCAGGCTGTTCAAGAGGCCTTGAAGTCGGCGTTAGAAGACCTCTTGCGATTCATTTCTAGTCTGTTTGCAGGTCAACGCGAACTCCACTTTTTGCCGATCGATCGCATATTCATCGCGCGGCTAGAGTCAGCGCTCGATCATCCGATTGCGGCTACTGAGATGGCCATCACCGAACGTATGGTGAGCGAACGGGCTTTCAAACTACAGCTTAATAAGTGGATGAGAGACGCTCAGGGTTGGCCTGTAACGGAAGCTAACGAAGCCGAGAATGTTCAACGCGCAGCGAGATTCACCTGCTACGTTCTCGTAAATCGTCTGTGCTTTTACAATGCGTTACGTCGCAAATATTCAGCGTTACCGAGATTAACCGTCGCAAACAATGTGACGACTGGGCCGATGCTAGAGCGAAAGCTAATCTCTGCGTTCGCGGATGCTCGACGGTTCACAGGCGACTACGAAACGGTATTTGAAGGCGACTTTGGCGACCGATTACCCGTGTTAAGCGATGACGCTATAGGAGATTGGCGAGACCTGATCCGGCTGCTTGACAATTATGATTTCGCACACATCGACGTTGACGTCATAGGCTCAATGTATGAACGGCTAATAACGCCAGCAGAACGACATAGGTATGGGCAGCATTACACGCAACCGTTGGTCGTTGACTTGATGGCAGCACTTAGCATCGAAGGTGGCGAAGATAAGGTGCTTGATCCGGGATGCGGGGGAGGAACGTTCCTTGTAGGAGCTTACAAGAGGAAGGCAAAGCTGGATCCCGATCTTGACCATTCCGAGCTTTTGGCGAGTCTCTACGGTTGTGACGTCCTGCAGTACGCTTGCCACTTGACAACAATTAATCTAGCGATTCGTGACCTAATTGACGATGATAATTTCCCAAGAGTCCACTGTGGTGATTTCTTAGATTATAACTTTGGCGACGTATTTTCGTCGCAACCGTATCGTGTCCAAGCTGGAGGATTACCAGTTGGAAGAGTGGATACCTCCATCGCTCCTGATTCACTGGACGTCGTTATTGGAAACCCTCCATACATAAATGCCCGATTGATCCCGACGGATGCCAAAAAGAAGTACTTGGCTTACGCACAGCAAGCTTGGCCAACATTCGAGTGGAAGCCTTCATCTGATATCTTTTTGTATTTCTGGCTCCACGCAGCGAAATCTATTAGGCAAGGCGGCAGATTGGCATTGCTCACTCAAGCTGCATGGTTGGATGTGGATTTCGGCATTCCGCTTCAAGATTGGATGCTCTCGAACTTCGAGATTGAGGCAATCATCGAAAGCGATGCGGAACCCTGGTTTACCGGCGCACGAGTAGCGACGACAATCACCGTCCTGAAGCGAACCAGCGTAGTGTCGCGTAACCACAGCGTCCGTTTCGTCCAGCTAAACAAACCTTTGCGTTCAATAGTTGCTCATCCAGAACTTGGTTCTCCTGAAGCTGTTGCAGAGGCGATTCTTGGTGGTCGGAGCTTTGAATCCTACTACAGGAATCGCGCTGTGCCTCAGCAGCAACTCAGAACCGAGGGATTATCTGAAGGTGGAGTCTATGTCGGTTCACGATGGGGCCGACATCTGAGGACCCCAGATACCTTGTATGAACTCTATGGTCGATTTTCTGATTCATTCGTGAAGCTTGCCGATCTCGGAAGCCTACGTCGTGGAATCACCACTAATTGCGATGACTTCTTTCTTGTGGAAGATGTGTCCGCGGATTCTTTAGAGAGGCTCACTATCCCGCAGGAATTCAAAGAGCTTCACGGAGTACCCCGTAACGCGGTCGTGAGTGGGGACATCAAGATCGTTGCCAGAAAGGATGGCGTTCAATTCGCATTGCCAGCGGCATCCCTGCAGCCAGTCATGAAGACTGCCCGAGACTTTCGTGCGCTATCCACTGGATGTATCGAGAACAAGTCATACGTTGTTAGGTTAGGGGCCAATCGACGGGCACACTCGCCGTTGGAACGTTCTTATATCTTGGCGGGTGAACGCGAGAGATGGCATTTGAGCCCTAGCTTTGCGGAACACCGCAATGAATGGTTCGTGTTGCGTGAGACGCAGCCAGCACCGTTGCTTTTTCCAAAAACAAGTCAATACTTTCCATCGGTTCTTTGGAATGACGCCTCTCTTCTTGCGAACCAGAGGCTCTATGAGATTCTTCCTGATGAAGCTGTTGACGCCTTGGCACTTTGGGCATTATTGAATTCAACACTCTTTGCGTTCGAGAGGTACACCGCTGCCAAGGCCTTGGGCATTGAAGCCGCAATTGACATTGAGGTATTCACGGCTGAGCAATTGCGGGTTCCAAATCTGCTTACTATGAGCAGGGACCATCGTATCCGGCTAAGAAGAGCCGCTAAACAGTTGTTGAGATCAGAGCCGGAACCGGCGCTAGATGTGGAATTGATGAGCCTAGGGAAAGGGGCAGCATTGGATTTCGTGGCACGTACGCCAATATGTAAGGAATCATGGCCACCCTTCATGACGAATGATGCGAGGGAGGAAATCGATCTGATTCTGTTGGAGAGCTTAGGGCTGAAGGAGAATGAGACCCGTTCGATGCGTGAACGAATCTGCGATGAACTCATGCAATATACCCGAAAGCTCAAGCTTCTCGAGTTTCAAGGACAGGAAAACAGGCGCGGCATCAACGGTGCGACTAGAACCTCTCCTAAAGAGATGGCACAGTATCTCCTTCCCGGAATTCTGGCTGAAAAGCAACTTACTCTAATGGCGATTCCTAACGGCTTTATCTCTGAGAATATTGCTTGCAGGCCGTTCCACATCCCCGCACCGGGTGAACTAATTATCAGTCCACCTGATCTTTTCAGTGGCGGTGACATTCGGGGAAAGATTAAAGGACGCACTCTCTCTTTCTCCTCCGAAGAACAAGCGCGTTTGGTAGGCCTGCTTTCTGGGGTCGGGCTCTCAGGTACGTACAACCTACCTTTCGAACCTGAGGACTGCCATTTGGTTTTTGCAAGGATCAATGATTACTTGGCCACCTTCCAGCGAGAGCTAACTGGCGTAGCCGAAGCTGTGACGTCTGACACTCATGTTCAGGCGCAGATCCTCAGCGAAGCGATGAAGGCCGTTGTTCATACGCGTGACAACAACTAA
- the cas1 gene encoding CRISPR-associated endonuclease Cas1: MSLSAASVSRSQTNASLPRDGVITLSGYGINVRVDRGHLLYEDGIGSERRRGRLARVGHGLKRLVVIGSDGMISLAALRWLADQNASFSMLDRDGSVLAATGTVRASDVKLRRAQAVALQNGTAFRISRELIDRKLAGQESVAKNSLCDEATALKIRQFRSELAEIESIDAVRLIESHAAKAYWTAWRAVTITFPRKDLPRAPEHWLTFGSRVSSLTGSPRLATNPANAILNYLYALLEAEARLAASTLGLDPGIGVLHVDAPYRDSLACDLMEAIRPEVDAFVLDWLKREPLSRNFFFEERNGNCRLMGPFASNLAQTAPTWARLVAPVAEWFAQEIHNSRNTCQNNLPARLTQRYRRVAQGGSPIPKAKPATRPARVCRGCGKEIERPYAHCNECMKGINAEQIKEVALLGRVAKLGPDAQAKRGATQSIRRQAEIDWNPSNQPTWLTSEFYSTKIQPRLTSMSCTLIAKRLNVSYSYADHIRKARVPHPRHWLALAELTGLKRS, translated from the coding sequence ATGAGTTTATCGGCAGCTAGTGTGAGTCGGAGTCAAACTAATGCGTCGTTGCCACGTGACGGTGTCATAACGCTCTCTGGTTACGGAATCAACGTGCGTGTAGATCGAGGACACCTGCTGTACGAAGATGGCATTGGATCGGAGCGTCGGCGTGGTCGACTTGCTAGGGTTGGACATGGTCTTAAGCGATTGGTCGTAATTGGATCAGATGGCATGATTTCTCTGGCGGCCCTTCGCTGGCTTGCCGATCAGAACGCCTCATTCAGCATGTTGGACCGGGATGGATCGGTGTTGGCAGCCACAGGCACCGTTCGTGCTTCTGATGTAAAACTTCGACGAGCTCAGGCCGTCGCGTTGCAAAATGGAACAGCGTTTCGTATCAGCCGTGAGCTGATTGACCGCAAACTCGCTGGCCAAGAAAGCGTAGCAAAGAATAGTCTTTGCGATGAAGCAACAGCTCTAAAGATCAGGCAATTCCGATCTGAGCTTGCCGAAATCGAGAGTATCGATGCTGTTCGGCTCATCGAATCGCATGCAGCAAAGGCCTATTGGACGGCTTGGCGAGCCGTAACAATCACATTTCCGCGGAAAGACTTGCCGCGTGCGCCGGAACATTGGCTTACGTTCGGATCGCGGGTTTCATCGCTTACGGGTTCACCGCGCCTTGCTACGAATCCAGCTAACGCCATCCTGAATTACCTCTATGCATTGCTTGAAGCAGAAGCGAGGCTCGCGGCTTCAACATTAGGGCTCGATCCTGGAATTGGCGTCTTACATGTCGACGCGCCATATCGCGATAGCTTGGCGTGCGATTTGATGGAAGCGATCAGGCCGGAGGTAGATGCATTTGTGCTGGATTGGCTGAAACGTGAGCCGCTGTCTCGTAATTTCTTCTTTGAAGAGCGAAATGGAAATTGCCGGTTAATGGGTCCGTTCGCATCAAACCTTGCGCAAACTGCGCCGACATGGGCACGCTTGGTTGCGCCCGTTGCCGAGTGGTTTGCGCAGGAAATTCACAACTCAAGGAACACTTGCCAGAACAATCTTCCAGCCCGACTGACCCAACGCTACCGACGAGTGGCGCAAGGCGGATCTCCCATTCCTAAGGCGAAGCCCGCAACCAGACCAGCAAGAGTATGCCGAGGATGTGGGAAGGAAATCGAACGGCCTTATGCTCATTGCAATGAGTGTATGAAGGGGATAAACGCCGAACAGATAAAGGAAGTTGCGCTTCTTGGACGCGTGGCAAAGCTTGGTCCCGATGCACAGGCTAAAAGGGGCGCGACGCAAAGCATCAGACGACAGGCAGAGATAGATTGGAATCCCTCGAATCAGCCCACGTGGCTAACCAGTGAGTTCTATTCAACGAAGATTCAGCCCCGTCTTACCTCAATGTCTTGCACCTTGATCGCGAAACGCCTGAATGTGTCGTACAGCTATGCGGATCACATTCGCAAGGCACGAGTTCCGCATCCGAGGCATTGGCTAGCGCTGGCCGAGCTCACTGGATTGAAACGTAGCTAG
- a CDS encoding DNA polymerase, with translation MTMHNSVPLPLAIRVFPEAKSQKKTKSVQQSYRPESMLVFDTETTVDAMQKLVFGCYRFIDQGECREEGLFYDEDLPEDKLEILRRYIRQHKADTADELELKLISCREFLKKLFKAAYKVRSLVVGFNLPFDLSRLGFDVSAARQEFVGGFSLGLWTYEDQSGQERLDPNRPRVTVKHIDSKRALMSFTGRKTTDHDDLIPDDSADGKPRKGYKFRGHFLDLKTLAFALTDRGHSLKSGCEAFGVKRGKMEVSEHGKLTEEYIHYNRRDVEATAQLAQKLTQEFDRHPISLQETKAFSPASIGKAYLRAMGITPILQRQQNFQPYVGYAQTAYFGGRTSAHVRKVAVPVVYTDFLSMYPTVNSLMNLWPFVIAKEIRFVDHCHQEIIQFLEQLTEDSLFKPETWKQLTAFVRVVPDGDILPTRGQYSDVSKDWQVAVNYLHANTPDDSLWFALPDVVASVILTGKIPKIIDAFRIEPSKELLDGLTPIKLRGQITIDPRKQDFFKVVIEERKRVDSSTHLAAQEKKQLSKFLKVLANSTSYGIYGQMDRRETPDKVEVKCHGIDEHPYFCNVLNPEVPGEFCFSPLASLITSAARLMLALLEQSVTRLGGTYAMEDTDSMAIVATERGGLVPCSGGPLKLKNGSQAIYALSWAQIREIVKRFEALNPYDRDAVRGSVLKIEDCNFDPKAKKQRKIWCIAISAKRYVLFTKEKSNNPSLLRRGVNSEENHWSEHGLGHLLNPIDLESEDREWIAQIWHSIICNCLGVPSPKINFERVPAIGRLTVTSPKILEPFSSLNFGKNYQDQIKPFNFLLTCHVSPFGHPLSANPEKFHLIAPYEQDPREWLRMKWIAQYSGMKFGITTQNNYSSRSTARVKTYGDVAVDYEHHPESKCADEFGDVCDKQTKGLLYRRHVRIGEFICIGKESNKLEEVDAGLMHSADSVYTTYPDPRRDSWTRDVVPKLRAIPLSVLMRETGLSRRMLIKTRRGQVRPHSRNQVLLARAVRKTLVGRSLSFDSAKSVRHGRS, from the coding sequence ATGACAATGCATAATTCAGTTCCACTGCCTTTGGCGATTCGAGTTTTTCCGGAAGCCAAATCCCAGAAGAAAACCAAGTCAGTGCAACAGTCGTATCGACCAGAGAGCATGCTTGTCTTCGACACTGAAACTACTGTCGATGCTATGCAGAAACTGGTATTCGGCTGCTATCGCTTCATCGATCAAGGCGAATGTCGCGAGGAGGGCCTTTTCTATGATGAGGATCTTCCTGAAGACAAACTGGAGATTCTTCGGCGTTATATCAGACAGCACAAAGCCGACACTGCGGACGAATTAGAACTCAAGCTCATTAGCTGTCGTGAGTTCTTGAAAAAGCTCTTCAAAGCTGCTTACAAAGTACGCTCTCTTGTAGTCGGTTTCAACCTTCCGTTCGATCTCTCGAGACTCGGGTTCGATGTCAGCGCTGCTCGTCAGGAGTTTGTTGGCGGTTTCTCCCTTGGATTGTGGACGTATGAGGATCAAAGTGGCCAGGAGCGCTTAGACCCTAATCGTCCACGAGTCACGGTCAAGCACATCGACTCAAAACGAGCCCTAATGAGCTTTACTGGACGGAAGACCACAGACCACGATGATCTCATCCCGGATGACTCTGCAGACGGCAAGCCACGGAAAGGCTACAAGTTCAGGGGGCACTTTCTCGATCTAAAGACTCTCGCATTTGCTCTAACCGATCGAGGACATTCCCTCAAATCGGGGTGTGAAGCCTTTGGCGTGAAACGTGGCAAGATGGAGGTGTCGGAACACGGGAAGCTTACCGAAGAATACATTCACTACAACCGACGAGACGTCGAAGCAACTGCTCAGTTAGCTCAAAAACTGACTCAAGAATTTGACCGCCATCCGATTTCACTTCAAGAAACAAAAGCTTTTTCTCCTGCATCGATTGGAAAAGCCTATTTGCGCGCAATGGGCATAACGCCGATTTTGCAGCGTCAGCAGAACTTTCAACCTTATGTCGGGTACGCACAAACCGCGTACTTCGGTGGTCGGACGAGTGCGCACGTCCGTAAAGTAGCGGTTCCTGTGGTGTATACAGATTTTCTTTCGATGTATCCGACAGTGAATAGCTTAATGAACCTGTGGCCGTTCGTTATCGCAAAAGAAATTAGATTTGTCGATCACTGCCATCAGGAGATCATTCAATTTCTTGAGCAACTGACGGAAGATAGTCTGTTCAAACCCGAGACCTGGAAGCAGTTGACGGCATTCGTTCGCGTCGTTCCGGATGGCGACATCCTGCCAACACGCGGGCAATACAGTGATGTGAGTAAGGACTGGCAAGTCGCGGTGAACTATCTGCACGCTAATACACCGGACGATTCGCTATGGTTCGCACTTCCAGATGTCGTCGCGTCCGTAATTCTTACTGGCAAGATTCCGAAGATCATCGATGCTTTTCGCATCGAACCGTCAAAAGAGTTGCTCGACGGTCTCACCCCGATAAAGCTTCGAGGCCAAATCACAATAGATCCCAGAAAACAGGATTTCTTTAAAGTTGTGATCGAAGAACGGAAACGGGTCGATTCCAGTACCCATTTGGCCGCGCAGGAAAAGAAGCAACTCAGCAAATTCTTAAAAGTGCTCGCGAATTCCACTAGCTATGGAATTTACGGTCAAATGGATCGCCGCGAAACTCCAGACAAAGTAGAGGTGAAATGCCATGGCATCGATGAGCATCCCTACTTCTGCAATGTTCTGAATCCCGAGGTACCAGGAGAATTCTGCTTCTCTCCGCTTGCATCGCTGATCACGAGTGCCGCACGATTGATGCTCGCTTTGCTGGAACAATCCGTGACGCGATTAGGCGGTACGTACGCAATGGAAGACACGGATTCGATGGCGATCGTTGCAACGGAACGCGGCGGACTGGTGCCGTGTTCGGGTGGGCCGCTCAAGTTAAAGAATGGCTCACAGGCTATTTACGCCCTGAGCTGGGCACAGATTCGGGAAATCGTGAAACGTTTCGAAGCGTTAAATCCTTATGACCGTGACGCGGTCCGTGGCTCAGTCTTGAAGATTGAAGACTGCAATTTCGATCCCAAAGCAAAGAAGCAGCGGAAAATCTGGTGCATTGCAATCTCAGCGAAGCGATATGTACTCTTCACAAAAGAGAAGAGCAACAATCCGTCACTGCTACGAAGAGGCGTCAACAGTGAAGAAAATCATTGGTCAGAACACGGTCTTGGGCATTTATTGAATCCGATTGACCTGGAAAGTGAGGACCGTGAATGGATCGCGCAAATATGGCATTCGATTATTTGCAATTGCCTGGGTGTTCCCTCGCCAAAAATAAATTTCGAACGAGTTCCTGCGATTGGACGATTGACCGTTACGAGCCCCAAAATTCTTGAACCATTTAGCAGTTTGAATTTCGGCAAAAACTATCAGGATCAAATCAAGCCGTTCAATTTCTTATTGACTTGTCATGTCAGCCCATTCGGACATCCGCTAAGCGCAAATCCCGAGAAATTTCATTTGATCGCGCCATACGAACAAGATCCTAGAGAATGGTTGCGGATGAAATGGATCGCTCAATATTCCGGTATGAAATTTGGAATAACCACACAAAACAATTACAGCAGTCGCTCAACTGCGCGAGTCAAAACTTACGGGGATGTTGCAGTTGATTATGAGCATCATCCCGAGTCGAAATGCGCAGACGAATTCGGAGATGTTTGCGATAAACAAACCAAGGGATTGCTGTATCGACGACACGTTCGGATCGGCGAATTCATTTGCATTGGGAAAGAATCGAACAAGCTGGAAGAGGTTGATGCCGGGTTGATGCATTCAGCCGATAGCGTCTATACGACGTACCCCGACCCGAGACGGGATTCTTGGACTCGAGACGTCGTACCGAAACTGCGGGCGATTCCTTTGTCGGTTCTGATGCGCGAAACGGGATTGTCTCGGAGAATGCTGATAAAAACTAGGAGGGGCCAGGTAAGGCCACATTCCCGAAATCAAGTCCTGCTTGCACGGGCGGTGCGTAAAACACTCGTAGGAAGGTCACTCAGCTTTGATAGTGCCAAGTCTGTGCGCCATGGGCGGTCTTAG
- a CDS encoding septation ring formation regulator EzrA translates to MNSRRLFLAQLSRVLLGAAALGISPFVPQANAIAPLVVVAIAQAAISVASLFSHGGSGIESLLQLQVAMLNHIESELGVIEQQIQRILANLAELKEILGELPKQVVIEDNRNTVESLLARYREIRGTYEEDGGVLTPQLANELDRDLISPLRAARGKLMSYPEPQAQFFLVPTICTACFVESFAMALANTSGSDPKRPKNALRRYREWFVHVSRGKSQSSLEGTISMLKRTQLEDAKTAHDAVAAPTTTMCYTSDEEVRQHGLMWWVKHCSNDRISTAATPFPDANISKTVDEMIKKRLLQPDEQPIQVSISPQLSGAWAQAYTGNPLHPIPNRSQDLCPGTGRTLACSTNDTSARANAAALSERLTSNGLRLVSFHALQHAAERAIAFIDKLEPSLKQESVT, encoded by the coding sequence ATGAACAGCAGACGCCTCTTTCTCGCTCAGCTTAGTCGCGTTCTTCTGGGAGCAGCAGCCCTCGGGATATCGCCATTTGTTCCTCAAGCTAACGCCATTGCGCCTCTCGTCGTAGTTGCGATCGCACAAGCTGCTATCAGCGTGGCTAGTTTGTTTTCGCATGGTGGGAGTGGAATTGAATCTCTGCTACAGCTCCAAGTTGCAATGCTCAATCACATCGAATCCGAGTTAGGCGTCATTGAGCAGCAAATTCAGCGAATCCTCGCTAATTTGGCAGAACTGAAGGAAATTCTTGGAGAACTCCCTAAACAAGTCGTCATCGAAGATAATCGCAATACCGTCGAGAGTTTACTCGCACGATACCGAGAAATAAGGGGCACATACGAGGAGGATGGAGGAGTCTTGACGCCTCAGCTTGCCAACGAATTGGACCGTGATCTAATAAGCCCGCTACGGGCTGCCCGAGGCAAACTAATGAGCTACCCTGAGCCCCAGGCCCAATTCTTTCTCGTACCGACTATCTGCACTGCGTGCTTTGTAGAATCCTTTGCTATGGCCTTGGCCAACACTTCCGGCAGTGATCCTAAGCGCCCAAAGAACGCCCTCCGCAGATATCGGGAGTGGTTTGTTCATGTTTCACGAGGCAAATCGCAATCCAGTTTAGAAGGGACGATTAGCATGCTGAAACGAACACAACTCGAAGATGCTAAGACAGCCCATGACGCCGTCGCTGCCCCGACTACCACCATGTGCTATACGTCTGACGAAGAAGTAAGACAACATGGGCTTATGTGGTGGGTAAAACACTGTTCGAATGACCGAATCTCTACCGCTGCTACACCGTTTCCCGACGCAAACATTTCGAAAACCGTGGATGAGATGATCAAAAAGCGTTTGTTGCAGCCGGATGAGCAGCCAATTCAAGTTAGCATTTCGCCGCAACTTTCCGGCGCATGGGCGCAAGCCTATACAGGCAACCCGTTACACCCCATACCCAATAGATCACAAGATCTCTGTCCCGGAACAGGAAGGACACTCGCGTGTTCGACCAATGATACTTCGGCGCGTGCTAACGCTGCGGCACTTTCCGAAAGGCTAACCTCGAATGGGCTCCGGCTAGTCTCGTTTCACGCGCTGCAACATGCGGCCGAGCGCGCCATTGCGTTCATAGATAAGCTCGAACCATCATTGAAACAGGAATCGGTGACATAA